CGGCGTCATACCAGGTTCCCGGCGCGGTCGGTGACGATGATCGGGGCCGTCGGAGACAGTTCGCGCACCGCGGCGATCCCGGGATCGTCGGCGGACGCCGCCACCAGGACGGCGGCCTCCAACCCGGTCGCCCCGCTGGACGCGGCCGCGGCCACCGCAGCCTGCAAACCGGTCAGCTTCAGCGTCGACAAGTCCACCGGCGCGGCCGCATACGTGCGGCCGTCGGCGTCCCGGACCGCGGCGCCGCTGCCGGCGTCGGCGCGGGCCATCGCGGCCCGCGCCAGCACCACCAGCTTGGCGTCCTCGGCGTCCAGCCGCTCAGCCATGATGATCGGCCTCCCCACCATTGGACTCGGGGCCGGCCGGGCTCAACAAAACGGTGTTGATCCGTACCCGCCCCCGGTGATCCGGGCCGCCCTCCGCGCGCAGCCGCAAGCCATGCGACACCACCTCGGCGCCCGGCAGCGGAACCCGGCCCAATTCCAGACCCAGCAGACCGCCCACGGTATCGACGTCGAGATCGTCGTCGAACTCCACGCCGTACAGCTCACCGACGTCTTCGATCGGCAGCCGCGCCGACACCCGAAAACGTTTGTCGCCCAGGTCTTCTACCGGGGCCGTTTCCGCCTCGTCGTACTCGTCGGCGATCTCGCCGACGATTTCTTCGAGCACGTCTTCGATGCTGACCAGGCCGGCTATCGCCCCGTACTCGTCGACGAGCAGGGCCATGTGGTTGCGGTCGCGCTGCATTTCCCGCAGCAGCGCGTCCAGCGGCTTGGAGTCCGGCACGAACACCGCCGGGCGCATCACCTGTGACACCTTGGTGTCGCGGCCGCCGTCGGGCGATAGGAACGTCTGCTGGACAAGGTCTTTCAGGTACACGACCCCGACGATGTCGTCGACGTTCTCGCCGATCACCGGGATGCGGGAATGGCCGCTGCGCACGGCCAGGTTCGTCGCCTGGCTGGCGAACTTGTCGCTTTCGATCCAGATCATCTCGGTGCGCGGCACCATCACCTCGCGGGCCGGGGTATCACCGAGCTCGAAGACCGACTGGATCATCCGGCGCTCGTCGGCGGCGACCACGCCGCGCTGCTGGGCCAGATCGACGACCTCGCGCAGTTCGATCTCGGAGGCGAACGGGCCGTTCCGCAGGCCCCGGCCCGGTGTGAGCGCGTTGCCCAGGACCACCAGCAACCGGCTGATCGGCATCAACAACCACGAAATACCGCGCAGCGGAAGGGCCGTCGTCAACGAAATCGAATAGGCGTGCTGGCGGCCGAGGGTGCGCGGGCCCACGCCGATGACGACGAAGCTGGTCACCACCATGATGGTCGCGGCGCCGAACAACGCCCAGTTCATGCCGAGGTTGTCGTAGAGGAACACCACCAGCAGTACGGTCGCGGTGATCTCGCAGATGATGCGCAGCAGCACGACCAGGTTGATGTAGCGGGGCCGCTCGGTCATCACCCGCAGCAGCGACACCGCGCCGGGCCGCTCGTCGCGCACCAGCTCCTGCACCCGGGCCAGCGACACCGTGCTGATGGCGGCGTCGATCGCCGCGAAAAGCCCGCCCAGAGCGATCAGGGCGATCGCGCCGAGCAGCTGAGACAGTCCGGTCAATGGTCGAAATACCTTGACTTGTCCAGCAACCGGCGGTCGCGTTCCTCCTGGCGGTCCTGGTGGTAGGCCTCGACCTGTTCGGCGACCCACTCTTCGAGCAGCCGGTCCTGCAGGGCGAACATCTCTTTTTCCTCGGCCGGCTCGCCGTGGTCGTAGCCGAGCAGATGCAGCACTCCGTGAATCGTCAACAGCGCCAACTCATGTCCGAGGCTGTGGCCGGCCGCGGCGGCCTGTTCCGCGGCGAATTCCGGGCACAGCACGATGTCGCCCAGCATCGACGGCCCCGGCTCGGGGGCGTCGGGCCGGCCGCCGGGCTCGAGCTCGTCCATCGGAAAGCTCATCACGTCGGTCGGCCCGGGCAGGTCCATCCAGCGCATGTGCAGGTCGGCCATGGCCGCGGTGTCCAGTAGCACCATCGACAGCTCGGCGGCCGGGTTGACGTCCATTCTGGCGATGACAAACCTTGCGACGCTGACCAATTCGGCCTCGGAGACGTCAACGCCCGACTCGTTGGATACCTCAATGGTCATAGCTTGCTCACCACGCCCATCATCGGCGACCGCGGGAGCTCGCGGCCCGCCGAGCCGCCCGGTTCATCCCCGAGCCGGGCTCCTCGTACCTGGCGTAGGCGTCGACGATCTCCGAGACCAGCCGGTGGCGCACCACGTCCACGCTGGTCAGCTCCGCGATGTGGATGTCATCGACACTCTCGAGGATGTCGATCGCCGAGCGCAGGCCGGATCTGGCGCCGCCGGGAAGGTCGATCTGGGTGATGTCGCCGGTGACAACGACTTTCGACCCGAAGCCCAGCCGGGTGAGGAACATCTTCATCTGCTCGGCGGTGGTGTTCTGCGCCTCGTCGAGGACGATGAACGCGGAATTCAACGTGTTGTGTGTCAGCAAAAAGTCTTCAGTGACATACAAAGAATCCGCTGCCGCGACCTGAACGCACACCGCTTCTTCGGTTCCGGCGGGCTCAATGCGGTCAACGAAACGCATCGGTCGGCCGCCGCCCACCTCGTCGTACTTCGCCGCCTTCCGGGCTAGCCGGAACGGCACTATCCCGTCAGGCAAACGGATGTCTAGGGCGTGGGCATCGGATCGGTGATGCACGTCGCGGCCGCGGGCAAGTCCCGGCTTGCGACCCACAGCCAGTCGGGTGCGCTGGTAGACAATACCGCCGAGCGACTGAACCAGGAACACCACATCATCACGGAGTCGATCGGATACCGTCACCAACTGGATGCGGCAAGTTCGCCCCTTCTGAGTGACCGGACCTCCATCGGAATCCAACAGACCCTGCAACACCGCCAACCGCACATCTGGCGAGTTGAACAGGTAATCCGCGGGGATGAACTTGGTGTTCGACCGTGTTCCCGCCAGACCGAGTCGACGCAAGGCACCCGTCACCGGGTTCTCTCGAGCGGTGACATGACCGAGACCGGCGGCGCGGTTCAGGATGTAGTCGACCTCCGTTTTGCGTCGTACTTCGATTCCGGGAATGAGCTCGCCCAGCGCACTGGCCAACTCGGGATCGGTCGTCGCGAAACTCGGCGTCGTCGCACATGTAAGACATCCGTTGCCCAGGAGCAGACCGAGCGCGTACGGATCAATCGGCACTGGGCGCGCGGCGAAGGTCACCGGGGCGCTCAACGTCGGTAGTTCGTAGCGGTGAGAATGCGCCGCGCGAAGGTTGCCGATCATCTCCTTGGTCTGCAGCACGCGTGCGGGTTTGCCTCGCCGCCTGTCCGCTCGTGTGTACACCGACCACAAATGATCACCCGACGCGAGCGTCGAGGAACCGTCCTGAGTAAAAACCCGGTAGATCTCCTTGAAGCCCTGCGGATAGACACCCGAGACTTCCGTGGGACGCCCGTCCGACCCGATCACGAAATCCCCGACCCGTAATTCGCCGATCGGACGGAAACCGTTGGGCGTCAATACTTTAGTGAATACCGGCTGGGCCCTTCCCCGCATGTATGCCAGCGGCGCCACCTCGATGACCCCGGCCGACATCAGCTTCGGGATCAGCTCGGGATCCATCATGTCGTACAGCGCGTCGTACAGCGGGCGCAGGTAGGGGTCGATCTTCTCGCTCAGCGTGCCCGGCAAAAAGCCAAGGCGCTCACCGGCTTCCACCGCCGGGCGGGTCAAGATGATCCGGCTTACCTGCTTGGTCTGCAGCGCGTGGACGGCCTTGGCCATGGCCAGGTAGGTCTTTCCGGTGCCGGCCGGGCCGACGCCGAAGACGATCGTGTTGGCGTCGATGGCGTCGACGTAACGCTTCTGGTTCAGCGTCTTGGGCCGGATCGTGGTGCCACGGCGCGACAAGATGTCCAGGGTGAGCACCTCGGCCGGTGACTCGTTGCCGGTGCCGACCAGCATGGCGACGCTGTGACGGACCACCTCCGGCGTCAACGGCTGGCCGCCGCCCACGATGGCGACCAGCTCGGAGATCACCCGCTCCGCGAGCGCGACGTCGGCCGGCTCACCGGAGAGGGTCACGGCGTTGCCGCGCACATGCAGGTCGGCGTTCAGGGTGCGTTCCAGCGCGCGCAGATTTTCGTCTGCCGAACCCAGTAGGCCCATGACGAGATCGGGCGGAACGTCGATGCTGCTGCGAACCTGAGCGTTGGCCTGTTGGCCTCCGGCTGCATCAGCAGCGCTGGTTTCGCGGGGCGTCACGTGGTTTTCGATGCCTGCTTTCTCGGCTTGTCAGGGGTTTGCTCGGCCGCCTCAGTCTACGCCGGGGGCACGGGTTGGTCAGCTTTCAGCTGCGTATTCGACGGCTGGTCCTTGCCCAGCACCTTGTGGGCCTGGGCGGCGCCGGTGACGGGCAGCGAGGTGCCGTCGAGCAGGCCGACCTGCACCAGCAGACAGGCCTGGTCCCAGTAGATCCGTTCGTAGGCGACCTTGGGCGTATCGGAGTCCACGTCGAACCCCATCACGACCACCACCGGCAGCTTGACGGCGCGCCCGGTGGGCGAGACGCCGGGAAGGAATGTCGGCATCGGTACGTCGTGCGTGAACGACATGATCATCTCGTCGACGACGCGGTCGGCGCCGACGGTGCGACAGACCGGGATGATCGCGGTGTCGGCGGGCCAGTGCCCGATGAAGTGCTCGCGGTAGAAGTCGGCCACCTCGTCCGCGCCGACGCCGCCCATCATCGTGGGCACGTGGTTGACGAAGGGGTGCGCGGTCATCGTCGCCATGGTGGCGGCGACGTCCTTGGCGACGAACTCGTCGGCGACATGCTCGTCGAAGAGCGCGCTCAAATCGTGGGCAGCCTCGGCCATCAGCAGAAGATAACTCCGCGAGCCTGTAATCGTGCAGGGAAAGTTCGAGTGCGGGCCTGCAGATTTACAGGCTCGACGAATGTTCCCAGCGCGGGGTCAGCACGCCCAGCGCGCCCAAGGCCACCGCGGCGGCGGTCGACGTCCGCAGCACCTGCGGGCCGAGGCGGACCGCGACCGCGCCCGCCTCGGTCAACGCGGCGGCCTCCTCCGGCGCGATGCCGCCCTCGGGCCCGACCACCAGGAACACCGAATCCGCTTGGGCAACATGGCACTCCGCGAGCCGATCGGTCGCCGACTCGTGCAAGGCCAGCACCGCCGTCCCGGCCGCCACCTCGTCGCGGACCCGCTGGATCAGCGCCGCGGTGGATAGCACGGCCTCCACCGGCGGGATGTGCGCCCGGCGGGATTGCCGGGCGGCCGAACGGGCGGCCGCACGCCACTTGCGCAGACCCTTGTCGACCCGGGCACCTTCCCAGGTGGCCACACAGCGGGCCGCCTGCCAGGCCAGGAACGCGTCGGCGCCGGCCTCGGTGGCCAATTCGATTGCCAACTCCGAACGTTCGGACTTGGGCAATGCCTGCACCACCGTGACCGCTGGGCGACCGGGCGCGACGCTCCACCGTCCCAGCACCCGCGCCTGCAGCCCGCCGCGCCCCGCATGCTCGACCCGGCAGCGGGCCAGCCCACCGGCGCCGTCGCCGAGCACCAGCTGTTCGCCGGGCCGGATGCGCCGCACGGTGGCGGCGTGGAAACCCTCGTCGCCGTCGACGACGGCCAGCGCGCCGGGATCGGGCAGTGCGTCAACGTAGAACAGCTTGGATATTCCAGCCACCACAGGCAGGGGCCCCTAAAACTAGCGCCCGGTGAACGTCTCGCGCAGCCGGCTGAACAGGCCGCTGCCGGCGTGCGTCGAGCGGACCTCGGGCACGTCGCGGCTGCGGCGATTCTTCAGCTCGCGCAGCAGTTCGGTGTCGTGGTGGTCCAGCCGGGTGGGAACCACCACCTCGACGTGGACGTGCAGGTCGCCCCGGACACCGGACCGCAGGTGCGGCATGCCGTGGCCGCGCAGCGTGATCACCGAGCCCGGCTGCGTGCCGGCCGGAATGGTGATCTCGCTCGTGCCGTCCAGGATGGCGTCGACGGTGACGGTGGCGCCCAGCGCCGCGTCGACCATCGGCACCGACACCGTGCAGTGCAGGTCGTCGCCCTCACGGACGAAGATGTCGTGGGCCTGCTCGTGGACCTCGACGTACAGGTCGCCGGCCGGGCCTCCCCCGGGCCCGACCTCGCCCTGGGCGGCGAGCCGGACCCGCATGCCGTCGCCGACCCCGGCGGGGATCTTGACGCTGATCTCCCGGCGGGCCCGCACCCGGCCGTCGCCCATGCATTGGTGGCACGGGTCGGGGATGACCACCCCGACACCGCGGCAGGTGGGACACGGCCGCGACGTCATCACCTGGCCCAGCAGCGAGCGCTGCACCGTCTGCACCTCCCCGCGGCCACCGCAGGTGTCACAGGGGATCGGCGCCGAGTCGCCGTTGGTGCCCTTGCCCTGGCACCGGTCGCACAACACCGCGGTGTCGACGGTGACCTGTTTGGTCACGCCGGTCGCGCACTCCTCGAGGTCCAGCCGCATCCGCAGCAGCGAATCCGAGCCCGGTCGCACCCGCCCGATCGGTCCGCGGGCGGCCGAACCAGCGCTGAAGCCGCCGCCGAAGAAGGCCTCGAACACGTCGCCCAAATTGCCGAAGCCGCCGAACCCGCCGCCCGCCGAGGCGGCCGCGTTTTCCAGGGGATCCCCGCCCAAGTCGACGATCCGGCGCTTCTCCGGATCGCTCAGCACCTCGTAGGCGACGCTGATCTCCTTGAACTTCGCCTGCGCGGCCTCGTCGGGATTGACGTCGGGATGCAACTCGCGCGCGAGCTTGCGGTACGCGCGTTTGATGTCCGCATCGCTGGCGTTTCTGCCCACGCCGAGCAGCCCGTAATAATCGCGTGCCACGCCTGACCTTTCCTGTGCCGCGCCTAGAAAGCTTGGGCATTCTGGGGGTGCGCGGTCATCGGGCACCCAGAACTTCGCTGATGTATAGAGCAACCGCAGCGACGCTGGCCATAGTTCCCGGATAGTCCATCCGGGTGGGCCCCAGCACGCCCATACCGCCGTACACGGTATCCGAGGTGCCGTAGACGGTGGACACCATCGAGGTGCCCACCATCTGCTCGACGGCCGTCTCGTGACCGATGCGCACGGTCACCTTGCCGGCTTCCTGCTGGGCCGCCAGCAACCGCAGCACCACCACCTGCTCCTCGAGGGCCTCGAGGATGGACCGCAGCGAACCACCGAAATCCGCGGCGTTGCGGGTCAAATTGGCGGTGCCGCCCATCAGCAAGCGTTCCTCGCTGTGTTCGACCAGCGACTCCAGCAACACCGTCGCCGAGCGGCCGACGGCGTTGCTGAGGTTGTTGGACAGCCCACTCCGCCCGTCGAGCTCCCCGGCCAAGTCGGCGACCGCGGTCGACGCCGCGGCCAGCCTCTTGCCCACCAGCGCCTGGCCGAGCATCTCGCGCAACTGGGAAAGCTGGTGGTCGTCGATGACGTCGCCGAGCTCGACGATGCGCTGGTCCACCCGGCCGGAGTCGGTGATGACGACCATCAGCAGCCGGGCCGGCGTCAGCCCGATCACTTCCAGATGGCGAACGGTCGACGTCGACAGCGTCGGGTACTGCACCACAGCCACCTGGCGGGTCAGTTGCGCCAGCAGCCGCACCGCGCGCCGCAGCACGTCGTCGAGGTCGACGCCGGACTCCAGGAAGCTTTGAATCGCGCGCCGCTCGGCCGACGACAGCGGCTTGACGTCGTCGATCCGGTCGACGAACTCGCGGTAGCCCTTTTCGGTGGGCACCCGCCCGGAGCTGGTGTGCGGCTGGGTGATGTAGCCCTCGGCCTCCAGCACCGCCATGTCGTTGCGGATGGTGGCCGACGACACGCCCAGGTTGTGGCGCTCGACCAAGGACTTCGAGCCGATCGGTTCCTTGGTGGCGACGAAGTCGGCGACGATGGCGCGCAGCACCTCGAAGCGGCGCTCGTCGGCACTTCCCATCGGCTCCCACCTCCTTGATCGCGTCCATTTTACGGTCTCAAGAGCCGCTAACTGTCCTTAGCGGGTGTCTGGCGGCGACCGCCGGTGAGTTGCGGACTAGCGTGTCCGGCATGTGTTGGCCGGGCCCGGGCGACGCTTCAGGGAAGAGCCGCCGATGATCTTCAAGGGCGTGCGCGAAGGCAAGCCGTACCCCGAGCATGGGCTGTCCTACAAGGACTGGTCCCAGATACCGCCGCAGCAGATCCGGCTCGACGAATTGGTGACCACGACGACCGTGCTCGCGCTGGACCGGCTGCTGTCGGAGGACTCCACCTTCTACGGCGACCTTTTCCCGCACGCGGTCAAGTGGAAGGGCATCACCTATCTCGAGGACGGCCTGCACCGGGCGGTGCGGGCCGCGCTGCGGAATCGCACCGTGCTGCACGCCCGGGTGTTCGACATGGACGTGCCGCTGGGCCGGCCGACGTAGCGCGATCGCTCCTGAACGCCCGGTCACGTTTGCGCGTCGCCGGGTGTCGACGTAGTGAGGACCGTCAAAGCACCGTTCAGGAGGTTTAAGGCCATGTCCCGGATTGAGGGGATCTCCGACCGCGACGCCGGCCTGGGCGCCAAGATCGCCTTCTTCTTCACCAGGCGCAAGCTGGCGAAGATGACCGGACTGGAAACCGCGGGGATGCTCGAACCGCTGCGGATGTACGCGCACATCCCGAGGCTGCTCAGCGCCTACGGCAGGCTCGAGCAGGCCGAGTCGAAGCTGGACGTCCTCAATCCCCGCCACCGCGCGCTGGCCGAGCTGAAGGCCGCGACGACGGTGCGCTGCGAGTACTGCATCGACCTCGGCTCCCAGATCGCGCGCGGGCTGGGCATCACCGACGAGGAATTGCTCGGAATGGCCGATTACCGCAACGCCTCGTGCTTCTCCGACGTCGACAAGCTGATCCTGGAGTACGCCACCGCGATCAGCCGCACCCCCGTCGAGGTGAGCGACGAGCTCTTCGAGGCGCTGCGCGCCCACTTCGACACCGCCCAGCTCGTCGGGCTCACCCACGTCATCACGCTGGGCAACCTGCGCGCCCGGTTCAACATCGCGCTCGGCATCGGGTCGTCCGGGTTTTCCGGCGACCGGGTGTGCGCCCTGCCCGAGACCGGTCACACGTGACGGCGCCGGACGCGGCGCTGACGGCGCGGTTCGAGGCGGCGCGGCCCCAACTGGGCGCCCTCGCCTACCGCATGCTGGGCTCGATCGACGACGCCCAGGACGCCGTGCAGGAGGCGTGGCTGCGGCTCAGCCGCA
The nucleotide sequence above comes from Mycobacterium malmoense. Encoded proteins:
- the hrcA gene encoding heat-inducible transcriptional repressor HrcA, with protein sequence MGSADERRFEVLRAIVADFVATKEPIGSKSLVERHNLGVSSATIRNDMAVLEAEGYITQPHTSSGRVPTEKGYREFVDRIDDVKPLSSAERRAIQSFLESGVDLDDVLRRAVRLLAQLTRQVAVVQYPTLSTSTVRHLEVIGLTPARLLMVVITDSGRVDQRIVELGDVIDDHQLSQLREMLGQALVGKRLAAASTAVADLAGELDGRSGLSNNLSNAVGRSATVLLESLVEHSEERLLMGGTANLTRNAADFGGSLRSILEALEEQVVVLRLLAAQQEAGKVTVRIGHETAVEQMVGTSMVSTVYGTSDTVYGGMGVLGPTRMDYPGTMASVAAVALYISEVLGAR
- the dnaJ gene encoding molecular chaperone DnaJ, which codes for MARDYYGLLGVGRNASDADIKRAYRKLARELHPDVNPDEAAQAKFKEISVAYEVLSDPEKRRIVDLGGDPLENAAASAGGGFGGFGNLGDVFEAFFGGGFSAGSAARGPIGRVRPGSDSLLRMRLDLEECATGVTKQVTVDTAVLCDRCQGKGTNGDSAPIPCDTCGGRGEVQTVQRSLLGQVMTSRPCPTCRGVGVVIPDPCHQCMGDGRVRARREISVKIPAGVGDGMRVRLAAQGEVGPGGGPAGDLYVEVHEQAHDIFVREGDDLHCTVSVPMVDAALGATVTVDAILDGTSEITIPAGTQPGSVITLRGHGMPHLRSGVRGDLHVHVEVVVPTRLDHHDTELLRELKNRRSRDVPEVRSTHAGSGLFSRLRETFTGR
- a CDS encoding 16S rRNA (uracil(1498)-N(3))-methyltransferase, whose translation is MSKLFYVDALPDPGALAVVDGDEGFHAATVRRIRPGEQLVLGDGAGGLARCRVEHAGRGGLQARVLGRWSVAPGRPAVTVVQALPKSERSELAIELATEAGADAFLAWQAARCVATWEGARVDKGLRKWRAAARSAARQSRRAHIPPVEAVLSTAALIQRVRDEVAAGTAVLALHESATDRLAECHVAQADSVFLVVGPEGGIAPEEAAALTEAGAVAVRLGPQVLRTSTAAAVALGALGVLTPRWEHSSSL
- a CDS encoding hemolysin family protein — its product is MTGLSQLLGAIALIALGGLFAAIDAAISTVSLARVQELVRDERPGAVSLLRVMTERPRYINLVVLLRIICEITATVLLVVFLYDNLGMNWALFGAATIMVVTSFVVIGVGPRTLGRQHAYSISLTTALPLRGISWLLMPISRLLVVLGNALTPGRGLRNGPFASEIELREVVDLAQQRGVVAADERRMIQSVFELGDTPAREVMVPRTEMIWIESDKFASQATNLAVRSGHSRIPVIGENVDDIVGVVYLKDLVQQTFLSPDGGRDTKVSQVMRPAVFVPDSKPLDALLREMQRDRNHMALLVDEYGAIAGLVSIEDVLEEIVGEIADEYDEAETAPVEDLGDKRFRVSARLPIEDVGELYGVEFDDDLDVDTVGGLLGLELGRVPLPGAEVVSHGLRLRAEGGPDHRGRVRINTVLLSPAGPESNGGEADHHG
- a CDS encoding type II toxin-antitoxin system VapB family antitoxin; translation: MIFKGVREGKPYPEHGLSYKDWSQIPPQQIRLDELVTTTTVLALDRLLSEDSTFYGDLFPHAVKWKGITYLEDGLHRAVRAALRNRTVLHARVFDMDVPLGRPT
- the ybeY gene encoding rRNA maturation RNase YbeY — translated: MTIEVSNESGVDVSEAELVSVARFVIARMDVNPAAELSMVLLDTAAMADLHMRWMDLPGPTDVMSFPMDELEPGGRPDAPEPGPSMLGDIVLCPEFAAEQAAAAGHSLGHELALLTIHGVLHLLGYDHGEPAEEKEMFALQDRLLEEWVAEQVEAYHQDRQEERDRRLLDKSRYFDH
- a CDS encoding cytidine deaminase, which encodes MVGRPIIMAERLDAEDAKLVVLARAAMARADAGSGAAVRDADGRTYAAAPVDLSTLKLTGLQAAVAAAASSGATGLEAAVLVAASADDPGIAAVRELSPTAPIIVTDRAGNLV
- a CDS encoding carboxymuconolactone decarboxylase family protein; the encoded protein is MSRIEGISDRDAGLGAKIAFFFTRRKLAKMTGLETAGMLEPLRMYAHIPRLLSAYGRLEQAESKLDVLNPRHRALAELKAATTVRCEYCIDLGSQIARGLGITDEELLGMADYRNASCFSDVDKLILEYATAISRTPVEVSDELFEALRAHFDTAQLVGLTHVITLGNLRARFNIALGIGSSGFSGDRVCALPETGHT